In Kwoniella dejecticola CBS 10117 chromosome 6, complete sequence, a genomic segment contains:
- a CDS encoding pre-mRNA-splicing factor SLU7 produces the protein MLNTSAALQGGKISREEFRRQKDLDAARKAGTAPAAVDEEGNAINPHIPEYITKAPWYADTGKPSLAHQRIGKIDGPALKMDEWYERGQTAGPAAKKYRKGACENCGAMTHKKKDCLERPRKKGAKFTNKNIAPDEVIQSFASDYDSKRDRWNGYDPSSYKNVVDEYEATEAARKKFREEEIDNQTSNADLSTAKKLAKKEKLENDDDFGSSDEDEDDEDKYAEAADQIGQKLDTKTRITVRNLRIREDTAKYLHNLDADSAYYDPKTRSMRDAPVQGMAPEDMKFAGDNFQRFSGDATNIQKLQMFAWQSAQRGNNVHVLANPTAGELLHKEFQEKKEVLKDTNKSSILARYGGEEHLERLPRELLNGQTEDYVEYSRSGQVVKGREKAVARSKYDEDVYINNHTAIWGSYYDISNGQWGFACCHSLLSGSYCTGEAGKTANSSSSVSALLESAAKVKAIEEAGERERKSLADEHLENLTKANANGKGKERERDREGPTYGSRPDDMLNQDKEVDLNKDKLRKALADEKKRKGLNEDAAWEQNKKSKTDVSQEELEAYRLSRQGYDDPMANYKDTDAF, from the exons ATGTTGAACACCAGTG CTGCCCTTCAAGGGGGTAAGATATCGCGAGAGGAGTTCAGAAGACAGAAAGATCTCGATGCAGCTCGTAAAGCAGGTACAGCCCCCGCAGCggtggacgaagaaggaaatgcCATCAATCCACATATTCCAGAATATATCACGAAGGCACCATGGTACGCTGATACCGGTAAGCCGTCTTTGGCGCACCAGCGTATAGGGAAGATCGATGGGCCCGctctgaagatggacgagTGGTACGAGAGGGGTCAAACTGCCGGTCCAGCTGCTAAGAAATACCGGAAGGGTGCTTGTGAGAATTGTGGGGCTATGACAcataagaagaaggattgtTTGGAGCGACCCCGTAAAAAAGGCGCCAAGTTCACCAATAAGAATATCGCGCCCGACGAAGTCATACAGAGTTTCGCCAGTGATTACGATTCGAAAAGAGATAGGTGGAATGGATATGATCCTTCGTCTTACAAAAATGTGGTTGATGAATACGAGGCTACGGAGGCGGCGCGAAAGAAGTtcagggaagaagagatcgataaTCAGACTTCCAATGCGGATCTGTCAACGGCGAAAAAGCtggccaagaaggagaagctggagaacgatgatgatttcggatcgagtgatgaagacgaggatgatgaagataaATATGCGGAAGCAGCGGATCAGATTGGACAGAAACTAGACACGAAGACCCGAATAACAGTTAGGAATTTGCGTATCCGAGAAGACACGGCGAAATATCTGCACAACTTGGATGCTGATTCCGCGTACTATGACCCCAAGACAAGGTCCATGAGAGATGCACCTGTGCAAGGTATGGCTCCTGAGGAT ATGAAATTCGCTGGAGACAATTTCCAAAGATTTTCTGGAGACGCCACCAACATCCAGAAGTTACAGATGTTTGCCTGGCAATCAGCACAACGAGGAAACAATGTGCATGTGCTGGCCAACCCCACGGCGGGAGAATTGCTGCACAAGGAGTTccaggagaagaaagaagtgCTCAAAGACACAAATAAGAGCTCTATCTTAGCTAGATATGGAGGTGAAGAGCATTTGGAGAGGCTACCGAGAGAATTGCTTAATGGTCAAACTGAAGATT ACGTGGAATATTCGAGATCTGGTCAAGTTGTCAAAGGTCGAGAAAAGGCTGTGGCACGATCGAagtatgatgaagatg TATATATCAACAACCACACGGCAATTTGGGGATCGTACTACGACATATCGAACGGACAATGGGGTTTCGCATGTTGTCACTCCCTGTTATCGGGATCGTATTGTACGGGAGAAGCAGGTAAAACTGCCAATTCGTCTTCTAGCGTTTCAGCCCTTCTGGAGTCAGCGGCGAAAGTGAAAGCAAttgaagaagcaggagagaGGGAGCGAAAATCGCTGGCAGACGAACATTTGGAAAATCTGACGAAGGCCAATGCCaatgggaaagggaaagaaagggagagggaCAGAGAGGGACCGACATATGGTAGTCGACCGGATGATATGTTGAACCAAGATAAAGAGGTGGACCTCAACAAAGATAAACTTCGAAAAGCATTAGCAGACGAAAAGAAACGAAAAGGATTGAATGAGGATGCTGCGTGGGAACAGAATaagaagtcgaagacggATGTCTCGCAGGAAGAATTGG AGGCGTACCGACTATCAAGACAAGGTTACGACGATCCCATGGCGAATTACAAAGACACCGACGCTTTTTAG
- a CDS encoding branchpoint-bridging protein, with protein MWRPAARTTGTNDVPIGNKRRFGLPEEAPPPSNPPSHAPRPPAGDIQFFNGRQERDRSDRDDYGRRDDYDRRRDDHRRDDRDSYSGGGGDRGARYDEPDRGRDREREASNEDGPRKRRSRWGDAKVDVPGLPVAITGKVSQHELDNYAIHVRLEEINRKLRTGDVVPPENQRSPSPPPSYDAYGRRTNTREIRYRKKLEDEKGRLVDRAMKSDPNFRPPQEMQNRRGGRPQDKVYIPVKEFPEINFFGLLVGPRGNSLKRMERESGAKISIRGKGSVKEGKGRPGDFPEDEQDELHCLIQADTEEKVKGCVALINRVIETAASTPEGQNDHKRNQLRELASLNGTLRDDENQLCQNCGEKGHRRWECPQQRVYSANVICRLCGGAGHMARDCRGRGDPNLAQNKQTAFDSEYTALMAELGEGGSGGPASGRPAGAIAGAPPAQDRVPPWRIPENWISHGPGGRGPPGGGGGYGGPPQGYGGGGGHQGYGGPQGYGQGGGGGGPGYGYGGQDNGYGQQHQQQQPQGGAADPYAAYYASMGQQAPTAA; from the exons ATGTGGCGACCAGCAGCCCGAACAACGGGTACAAACGAT GTACCTATCGGTAACAAAAGACGTTTCGGTCTGCCAGAAGAggctcctccaccttccaatcCTCCCTCGCACGCACCTCGGCCTCCTGCCGGTGATATACAATTCTTCAATGGTCGTCAGGAACGGGATCGCTCTGACAGGGACGACTACGGCAGGAGAGATGACTACGATCGACGAAGGGACGATCATAGACGCGACGACCGTGACAGCTATAGCGGTGGGGGCGGCGACAGAGGTGCCAGATATGATGAGCCTGATAGAGGTAGAGATAGGGAGAGAGAAGCTTCCaacgaag ATGGACCTAGGAAAAGACGATCTAGATGGGGTGATGCGAAAGTCGACGTACCCGGTCTACCGGTCGCTATCACCGGTAAAGTCTCGCAACATGAATTAGATAACTATGCAATTCACGTTCGGTTGGAAGAGATAAATCGAAAATTACGGACTGGAGATGTGGTCCCACCTGAAAATCAGCGATCACCGTCACCACCGCCATCGTATGATGCTTACGGTCGAAGGACTAATACCAGGGAAATTCGATAcaggaagaagttggaagacgagaaaggtCGATTGGTAGACCGAGCTATGAAATCTGATCCCAATTTCAGACCACCGCAAGAAATGCAAAAtcgacgaggtggacgaCCCCAAGATAAGGTTTATATCCCGGTCAAGGAGTTCCCTGAGATCAACTTCTTCGGTCTATTAGTCGGACCCCGAGGAAACTcgctgaagaggatggaaagggaaagtGGAGCCAAGATTAGTATTAGAGGTAAAGGTTCAGTCaaggaaggaaaaggcagACCAGGGGATTTCCCAGAGGACGAACAAGACGAGCTACATTGTCTTATTCAAGCGGACACTGAGGAGAAGGTCAAAGGATGTGTTGCGTTGATCAACAGGGTTATTGAAACT GCCGCCTCGACACCTGAAGGTCAGAACGATCACAAACGAAATCAACTCCGAGAGTTAGCGTCTTTGAACGGTACATtacgagatgatgagaacCAACTTTGTCAGAACTGTGGTGAGAAAGGTCACAGAAGATGGGAATGTCCGCAACAGCGAGTCTACTCCGCCAATGTCATCTGTAGGTTGTGCGGAGGTGCTGGACACATGGCTAGGGATTGTAGAGGTCGAGGAGATCCCAACTTGGCTCAGAACAAGCAAACCGCTTTCGATTCAGAATATACCGCTTTGATGGCTGAGTTGGGCGAAGGGGGCAGTGGAGGGCCCGCCTCTGGCAGACCAGCAGGCGCTATCGCCGGCGCACCTCCTGCTCAAGATAGAGTACCTCCTTGGAGAATCCCGGAAAACTGGATCAGTC ATGGACCCGGTGGCCGTGGTCCTCCTGGAGGTGGTGGCGGTTACGGTGGACCACCTCAAGGTtatggtggaggtggaggacATCAGGGCTATGGAGGTCCACAAGGATAtggtcaaggaggaggtggtggtggaccAGGATACGGATACGGTGGACAAGATAATGGGTATGGTCAACAGcaccagcaacaacagcctCAAGGCGGTGCTGCCGATCCATATGCTGC TTACTACGCTTCAATGGGTCAACAAGCTCCCACAGCTGCCTAA
- a CDS encoding HAD hydrolase, family IIID, with product MTMDPGPSDSSSAAGSGSRSQMDITTQEETKDTPVIAKPDIESTPSENKKKKLYHIESDSESQVAAEDQNRNEEVKEQNDDVVMDEQETPSAVQSTLNPSASISKSLVDLEMPPQTPTPHHAHDDAAFSSTASSSSASSSTPSSSIPREDPRPGPDQDQDQDSASTAVQAVPLAEELEQQEEWWELKMTWSGKAFDLKVGGNDMVYDFRHLISQLTGVSPDAQKLINLLPGSKGKLSVEHDAKRFGTLGVKKGAKFIMVGTREEDRFKKKGEVGGEMMDDFDVTYSNANRGLHPADDPRNKRKILEICANIPITVMNEPREGKKLLVLDLDYTIVDTKPLISGALPSMECARPGLHEFLEAVYPHYDIVIWSQTHWRWLESKLVELEMIGSERNYKVSFVADRTTMFPVWTQRNGKPFKHEVKPLAYFWNTFPQWSAKNSIHIDDLSRNFALNPGEGLKIRPYNKAGQAEGLADQELIKLGRYLINIATVEDFTTLDHSKWKKKNQSANL from the exons ATGACTATGGATCCTGGACCTTCTGACTCGTCATCGGCTGCGGGATCCGGATCTCGAAGTCAAATGGACATTACCACgcaggaagagacgaaagaTACACCTGTTATTGCCAAGCCCGATATAGAATCTACGCCTTCAGAaaacaagaaaaagaaaCTGTATCATATCGAATCTGATTCTGAATCTCAGGTTGCGGCAGAGGACCAAAATCGGAACGAGGAGGTCAAAGAGCAAAATGATGATGTCGTGATGGATGAACAGGAAACACCTTCGGCTGTTCAGTCTACTTTGaatccttcagcttcgatatctAAGTCATTGGTGGATCTTGAAATGCCGCCTCAGACTCCGACGCCTCATCACGCACATGACGACGCTGCATTCTCCTCAAccgcttcctcatcctctgcctcctcctcgactccatcgtcttcgatcCCTCGTGAGGATCCAAGACCAGGACcagaccaagatcaagatcaagattcTGCCTCTACAGCTGTACAAGCTGTACCGCTCGCAGAAGAACTGGAACAGCAAGAAGAATGGTGGGAACTGAAGATGACTTGGTCTGGGAAGGCGTTTGATTTGAAAGTCGGCGGAAACGATAT GGTATACGATTTCCGTCACCTCATCTCACAGCTCACCGGAGTCTCACCCGACGCGCAGAAACTCATCAACCTCTTACCTGGCTCCAAGGGGAAATTGTCAGTCGAACACGATGCGAAGAGGTTCGGTACGTTGGGCGTCAAGAAGGGTGCCAAGTTCATCATGGTTGGCACGAGGGAAGAAGATAggttcaagaagaagggagaggtCGGCGGCGAG ATGATGGACGACTTCGACGTCACGTACTCGAATGCTAATCGAGGACTGCATCCAGCGGACGATCCGAGGAATAAGAGGAAGATTTTGGAAATTTGCGCGAATATACCTATCACC GTGATGAATGAACCGcgagaggggaagaagctACTTGTATTGGATCTGGACTACA CTATCGTCGATACGAAACCGCTCATAAGCGGCGCATTACCATCGATGGAATGTGCTCGTCCAGGTCTGCATGAGTTCCTGGAAGCTGTGTACCCACACTATGACATTGTGATCTGGTCGCAGACACATTGGAGATGGTTAGAATCGAAATTAGTCGAATTGGAGATGATTGGGAGTGAGAGGAATTACAAGGTGTCTTTTGTCGCAGATAGGACCACTATGTTTCCT GTATGGACGCAAAGGAATGGCAAACCATTTAAACATGA GGTCAAACCACTGGCATACTTTTGGAATACATTTCCTCAGTGGTCGGCCAAGAAT TCTATACACATAGATGACTTGTCGAGGAACTTCGCGCTGAACCCCGGAGAAGGACTGAAG ATACGTCCATACAACAAAGCTGGACAAGCGGAGGGTCTAGCCGATCaggaattgatcaaattAGGGAGATAT CTCATCAATATCGCGACCGTGGAGGATTTTACGACCTTGGACCACAGC AAATGGAAAAAGAAGAACCAATCTGCCAATCTTTGA